A genomic window from Solanum stenotomum isolate F172 chromosome 10, ASM1918654v1, whole genome shotgun sequence includes:
- the LOC125841352 gene encoding bZIP transcription factor 16-like has translation MGSSEMDKSPKEAKQAKESKPPNSQEQTSTTTAGPVNQDWSGFQAYSPMPPHGFMASSPQAHPYMWGVQQFMPPYGTPPHPYVAMYPHGGIYAHPSIAPGSFPFSPFAMPSPNGVAEASVNNSGNVEVDGKSSEGKEKLPIKRSRGSLGSLNMITGKNNGPGKTPGASANGVYSKSAESGSEGSSEGSDAHSQNESPMNSGGRQDSADTSQNGDAAHGSQNGGAGTPHSMINQTMAIVSAAGAGGIPGPTTNLNIGMDYWGAATSSSIPAMHGKVPVSVAGGLVTAGSRDSVQSQMWIQDERELKRQKRKQSNRESARRSRLRKQAECDELAQRAEVLKEENASLRAEVNRIRSEYEHLLAQNASLKERLGEVPGEDDPRTGREDHLPGKNAQHSSQTESQ, from the exons ATGGGTAGCAGTGAGATGGATAAATCCCCAAAAGAGGCGAAGCAAGCAAAAGAGTCAAAGCCCCCCAATTCACAG GAGCAAACTTCTACTACTACCGCTGGCCCAGTTAATCAAGATTGGTCTGGCTTTCAG GCATATTCTCCTATGCCTCCTCACGGGTTTATGGCATCAAGTCCTCAAGCGCACCCTTATATGTGGGGAGTTCAG CAATTTATGCCACCCTATGGTACTCCACCACATCCATACGTTGCAATGTATCCCCATGGTGGTATATATGCTCATCCATCTATTGCTCCG GGATCTTTCCCCTTCAGTCCTTTTGCAATGCCTTCTCCAAATGGTGTCGCTGAAGCTTCA GTTAATAACTCTGGTAATGTTGAAGTGGATGGTAAGTCATCTGAGGGAAAGGAAAAATTGCCGATTAAGAGATCTAGGGGAAGCTTGGGTAGTTTGAATATGATCACTGGGAAGAATAACGGACCTGGTAAGACACCTGGAGCATCTGCAAATGGAGTCTATTCTAAAAG TGCCGAGAGTGGAAGTGAAGGGTCAAGTGAAGGAAGTGATGCTCATTCTCAAAAT GAGTCACCAATGAATTCAGGAGGCAGGCAGGATTCAG CTGACACATCTCAAAATGGCGATGCTGCACATGGTTCCCAGAATGGAGGGGCTGGTACTCCTCATTCGATGATTAACCAAACTATGGCTATCGTGTCAGCTGCTGGGGCTGGAGGTATTCCTGGCCCCACTACCAACTTGAATATTGGTATGGATTACTGGGGTGCTGCCACTTCATCGTCTATTCCTGCAATGCATGGAAAGGTACCTGTTTCAGTTGCTGGAGGGTTAGTTACTGCTGGATCACGAGATAGCGTCCAATCACAGATGTGGATTCAG GATGAAAGGGAGCTTAAGAGGCAGAAAAGAAAGCAGTCTAACAGGGAATCTGCTCGTCGATCTAGGTTAAGAAAGCAG GCAGAGTGTGATGAACTTGCACAGCGTGCTGAAGTTTTGAAGGAAGAAAATGCCTCTCTTAGAGCTGAAGTGAATCGTATCAGGAGTGAGTACGAGCATCTTCTTGCTCAGAATGCATCTCTTAAG GAGAGGCTTGGGGAAGTTCCGGGGGAAGATGATCCAAGAACTGGTCGAGAGGACCATCTTCCAGGCAAAAATGCCCAACATTCTTCACAAACCGAGTCCCAGTAG
- the LOC125841356 gene encoding uncharacterized protein LOC125841356, translated as MNRYYSLEYNTDAIPSNDTIHCHTYWCRTQVASFNEYIPMSQSGVLGIFNRVFNVHVPDNMSYRLSESGTIVANTYCRQCGKMIGWKFITVQEPDMYVREGKFCMRLDKLTFSNHIPLLRSIEEKNFQANEGNADQDGDSTDQDGDTTDQDATDQDGDPADQDLATNEQNADKDGDANEQVPKEQEVGATEQNVNQDGGANEQNADQHGGDNQQNHDQDGGAPMN; from the coding sequence ATGAATAGATACTATTCACTTGAATACAACACTGATGCGATCCCTTCTAATGATACCATCCACTGTCATACTTATTGGTGCAGAACGCAAGTCGCATCCTTCAACGAATATATTCCGATGTCTCAATCAGGAGTACTAGGGATCTTTAATAGGGTGTTTAATGTTCATGTACCAGACAACATGAGTTATCGTCTTTCAGAAAGTGGAACTATCGTAGCCAACACTTACTGTCGCCAATGTGGAAAGATGATAGGGTGGAAATTTATTACAGTCCAAGAACCGGACATGTATGTTAGAGAAGGAAAATTCTGTATGAGACTGGACAAGCTTACTTTTTCGAATCACATACCATTGCTTCGTTCAATTGAGGAAAAAAATTTCCAAGCTAATGAGGGAAATGCTGATCAAGATGGAGACTCTACTGATCAAGACGGAGACACAACTGATCAAGATGCTACTGATCAAGATGGAGACCCAGCTGATCAAGATTTAGccactaatgagcaaaatgcTGATAAAGATGGAGACGCTAATGAACAGGTTCCTAAAGAACAAGAAGTGGGCGCTACTGAGCAAAATGTTAATCAAGATGGAGGTGCTAATGAGCAAAATGCTGATCAACATGGAGGCGATAATCAACAGAATCATGATCAAGACGGAGGCGCTCCAATGAACTGA
- the LOC125841339 gene encoding uncharacterized protein LOC125841339: MAADEEKPQDEAEAEAGDQPEALRLKALAEQKYNSGNLKSALKYAKRAHSLYPTVEGVSEMLTAFKILHTGTVPAETPASPTAGDAATITTTLPDYYKILQTERFSHINTIKKQYRKLALTLHPDKNPFAASEEAFKLVGEAFRVLSDKIRRKEYDVKLRVAMQSAVMAEEGETTTFWTACSTCRLLHQFEKKYLGHNLMCPSCKETFEAIEVSENDDNEEGCEGLMETRGSARIKARKSESFGSSRNSELGWKRKVGSVAEVNKRPHGKTTRNDDAIGVGTEVDMEGDVESDDGLIKELRSKINGKVRSVGEGEDTMTLAEMQLLVKKKLNKGKIPVKDKGEESEKSKDMDLIEKEDDVEMEMLFARVREKRMRREALKGDGSEDGGRRLDLSSNRGGKGLRQDESEIIAENGKEENEKATVLNLTEKDREKRKEMTSSLTAEEDEDEVEMETLIARVRDKRMRREALKGDSLENGGRRRDDLSSNRGGKGLRQDDSERMVENGKEENEKATTLNLKDKDREKRKEMTSSLTEDEEDEDEEDEDEDEDEVEMETLMARVREKRMRRAALKGDGLQDGGRRRDLSSKRCGKGSRQDDSEIMAENEKTMRLNLMEKESEERKETNLSLIEEEDEVEMESPIARVREKRIRREVLKADGLENGERRRNSRIKKGTLSKSNKKDKGPRQDDLEKAEESFDLYNFDKDRVGRSFKKGHVWAVYDDDGMPRDYALIDDVISAHPFEVRLNWLEFQSNSDEALLHWGKKGFHISCGKFKVSRQALVKSLKKFSHVVDSERAARELYRIYPSKGSVWALYKENALGTGSSSLMEDNQCYDIVISLSSYTDLHGVSVAYLERVDGFRTIFKRREVGAHAVKLLGKDELRLFSHRIPARKLSDEEASKISKNCWELDHASLPRELLAINGGC, from the coding sequence ATGGCCGCCGACGAAGAGAAACCACAAGACGAAGCCGAAGCTGAAGCTGGAGACCAACCGGAAGCTTTACGACTCAAAGCCTTAGCCGAGCAGAAATACAACTCCGGCAACCTCAAATCAGCTCTCAAGTACGCCAAGCGAGCCCACAGTCTCTACCCTACCGTAGAAGGCGTTTCTGAAATGCTCACCGCTTTTAAAATCCTCCATACAGGCACCGTTCCGGCGGAAACCCCAGCTTCCCCCACCGCCGGAGATGCAGCAACTATTACAACAACTCTGCCGGACTACTACAAAATCCTACAAACAGAGCGATTCTCACACATCAACACTATCAAAAAGCAGTACAGGAAGCTGGCGTTAACCCTTCACCCTGATAAGAATCCTTTTGCGGCATCAGAAGAGGCTTTTAAGCTTGTCGGCGAAGCGTTTAGGGTTTTGTCGGATAAGATTAGGAGGAAGGAATATGATGTGAAGCTTAGAGTTGCTATGCAGTCAGCTGTAATGGCTGAGGAGGGTGAAACGACAACGTTTTGGACGGCGTGTTCGACTTGTCGATTGTTGCATCAGTTTGAAAAGAAGTATTTAGGGCATAATTTGATGTGCCCAAGTTGTAAAGAAACTTTTGAGGCAATTGAAGTTTCAGAAAATGATGACAATGAAGAAGGGTGTGAAGGTTTGATGGAAACAAGAGGGAGTGCTAGGATTAAGGCTAGGAAAAGTGAGAGCTTTGGTTCTTCAAGAAATAGTGAGTTAGGGTGGAAGAGGAAAGTGGGGAGTGTTGCGGAGGTTAATAAGAGGCCACATGGAAAAACGACAAGAAATGATGATGCAATTGGTGTTGGAACTGAGGTGGATATGGAAGGAGATGTTGAGAGCGACGATGGTTTGATCAAGGAGTTGAGATCAAAGATTAATGGTAAGGTGAGAAGTGTAGGTGAAGGGGAAGATACAATGACATTAGCTGAGATGCAGTTGTTAgtgaagaagaagttgaataAGGGAAAGATCCCGGTAAAAGATAAGGGGGAAGAAAGTGAGAAAAGTAAGGACATGGATTTGATAGAAAAGGAAGATGATGTGGAGATGGAGATGCTGTTTGCAAGGGTGAGAGAGAAAAGGATGAGGCGTGAGGCATTAAAGGGAGATGGTTCGGAGGATGGAGGAAGAAGACTGGACTTAAGTAGCAACAGGGGTGGTAAAGGGTTAAGGCAGGATGAATCGGAGATAATCGCGGAGAATGGGAAGGAAGAGAACGAGAAGGCAACAGTGCTTAATTTAACGGAAAAGGatagagaaaaaagaaaggaaatgaCTTCTAGTTTGACAGCagaggaagatgaagatgaagtgGAGATGGAGACACTGATTGCAAGGGTGAGAGACAAAAGGATGAGGCGTGAGGCGTTAAAGGGGGATAGTTTGGAGaatggaggaagaagaagggatGATTTAAGTAGCAACAGGGGTGGTAAAGGGTTAAGGCAGGATGATTCAGAGAGAATGGTGGAGAATGGGAAGGAAGAGAATGAGAAGGCGACAACGCTTAATTTAAAGGATAAGGatagagaaaaaagaaaggaaatgaCTTCGAGTTTGacagaagatgaagaagatgaagatgaagaagatgaagatgaagatgaagatgaagtgGAGATGGAGACACTGATGGCAAGGGTGAGAGAGAAAAGGATGAGGCGTGCGGCGTTAAAGGGAGATGGTTTGCAGgatggaggaagaagaagggatTTAAGTAGCAAGAGGTGTGGTAAAGGGTCAAGGCAGGATGATTCAGAGATAATGGCGGAGAATGAGAAGACAATGAGGTTAAATTTAATGGAAAAGGAAAGTGAGGAAAGAAAGGAGACGAATTTGAGTTTAATAGAAGAGGAAGACGAAGTGGAGATGGAGTCACCGATCGCAAGGGTGAGAGAGAAGAGGATAAGACGGGAGGTGCTAAAGGCAGATGGTTTAGAGAAtggagaaagaagaaggaatTCAAGGATCAAAAAGGGTACTTTGTCAAAAAGTAACAAGAAGGATAAAGGGCCTAGGCAAGATGATTTGGAAAAGGCAGAGGAAAGTTTTGATCTTTATAATTTTGACAAGGATAGAGTAGGGAGGAGTTTCAAGAAAGGACATGTATGGGCTGTTTATGATGATGACGGAATGCCAAGGGATTATGCTTTGATTGATGATGTTATTTCTGCGCATCCCTTTGAGGTGAGATTGAATTGGTTGGAATTTCAAAGTAATAGTGATGAGGCACTACTGCATTGGGGGAAAAAGGGTTTTCATATTTCTTGTGGGAAGTTTAAAGTTTCTCGGCAGGCTTTGGTTAAATCATTGAAAAAGTTTTCACATGTTGTTGATAGTGAAAGAGCAGCAAGAGAGTTGTATAGGATTTACCCCTCAAAAGGTTCAGTATGGGCATTGTATAAAGAGAATGCTTTAGGTACTGGCAGCAGTTCTCTAATGGAGGATAACCAATGCTATGATATTGTTATATCTTTGAGCAGTTACACTGACTTACATGGTGTGAGTGTCGCATATCTTGAAAGAGTTGATGGTTTCAGGACTATTTTCAAGAGGAGAGAGGTAGGGGCTCATGCTGTTAAGTTATTAGGAAAGGATGAACTTAGGTTGTTTTCGCATCGGATTCCTGCAAGGAAGCTATCTGATGAAGAAGCCTCAAAGATCTCCAAGAACTGTTGGGAACTGGATCACGCTTCATTGCCTCGTGAGTTGCTAGCTATTAACGGGGGGTGTTAA